In the genome of Cuculus canorus isolate bCucCan1 chromosome 28, bCucCan1.pri, whole genome shotgun sequence, one region contains:
- the LOC128849321 gene encoding uncharacterized protein LOC128849321 — protein MESHHPRVSLRTPDCGVPTIPSPGDTQLWGPTNPSPGDTRLWGPTNPSPGDTQLWGPTIPSPGDTQLWGPTIPSPGDTQLWGPTIPSPGDTQLWGPTIPVPGDTQLWGPTIPSPGDTQLWGPTIPVPGDTQLWGPTIPSPGDTQLWGPTIPSPGDTWLWGPTIPSPGDTRLWGPTIPSPGDTRLWGPTIPSPGDTQLWGPTIPSPGDTQLWGPTIPVPGDTQLWGPTIPSPGDTWLWGPTIPSPGDTRLWGPTIPSPGDTRLWGPTIPSPGDTQLWGPTISSPGDTQLWGPTIPSPGDTQLWGPTNPSPGDTRLWGPTIPSPGDTQLWGPPIRARGTP, from the exons ATGGAGTCCCACCATCCCCGAGTGTCCCTGAGGACACCCGACTGTGGAGTCCCCACCATCCCT TCCCCTGGGGACACTCAGCTATGGGGTCCCACCAACCCTTCCCCTGGAGACACTCGGCTATGGGGTCCCACCAACCCTTCCCCTGGGGACACTCAGCTATGGGGTCCCACCATCCCCTCCCCTGGGGACACTCAGCTATGGGGTCCCACCATCCCTTCCCCTGGGGACACTCAGCTATGGGGTCCCACCATCCCCTCCCCTGGGGACACTCAGCTATGGGGTCccaccatccctgtccctggggACACTCAGCTATGGGGTCCCACCATCCCTTCCCCTGGGGACACTCAGCTATGGGGTCccaccatccctgtccctggggACACTCAGCTATGGGGTCCCACCATCCCCTCCCCTGGGGACACTCAGCTATGGGGTCCCACCATCCCTTCCCCTGGGGACACTTGGCTATGGGGTCCCACCATCCCTTCCCCTGGGGACACTCGGCTATGGGGTCCCACCATCCCTTCCCCTGGGGACACTCGGCTTTGGGGTCCCACCATCCCTTCCCCTGGGGACACTCAGCTATGGGGTCCCACCATCCCTTCCCCTGGGGACACTCAGCTATGGGGTCccaccatccctgtccctggggACACTCAGCTATGGGGTCCCACCATCCCTTCCCCTGGGGACACTTGGCTATGGGGTCCCACCATCCCTTCCCCTGGGGACACTCGGCTATGGGGTCCCACCATCCCTTCCCCTGGGGACACTCGGCTTTGGGGTCCCACCATCCCTTCCCCTGGGGACACTCAGCTATGGGGTCCCACCATCTCTTCCCCTGGGGACACTCAGCTATGGGGTCCCACCATCCCTTCCCCTGGGGACACTCAGCTATGGGGTCCCACCAACCCTTCCCCTGGGGACACTCGGCTATGGGGTCCCACCATCCCTTCCCCTGGGGACACTCAGCTATGGGGTCCCCCCATCCGTGCCCGGGGGACGCCCTGA
- the DUSP23 gene encoding dual specificity protein phosphatase 23, translating into MGASKPPNFSWVVEGRLAGLAMPREPGHYQFLVGQGVRHLVSLSERAPPQHGCCPDIQLHQLRVPDFTPPTPTQIQNFLRLVEVANARGEAVAVHCMLGRGRTGTMLACYLAKAQKMSGADAIREIRRLRPGSIETREQEEAVIRFCQRSGTGEDSEDS; encoded by the exons ATGGGGGCGTCCAAGCCCCCCAACTTCTCCTGGGTGGTGGAGGGGCGGCTGGCAGGCCTGGCGATGCCGCGGGAGCCGGGCCATTACCAGTTCCTGGTGGGCCAGGGCGTGCGGCACCTGGTGTCGCTGTCGGAGCGAGCCCCCCCCCAGCACGGCTGCTGCCCCGACAtccagctccaccagctccgTGTGCCCGACTTCACCCCCCCGACCCCCACGCAGATCCAGAACTTCTTGCGGCTGGTGGAGGTGGCCAACGCTCGCGGCGAG GCTGTGGCGGTGCATTGCATGTTGGGGCGCGGCCGGACGGGCACCATGCTGGCGTGCTACCTGGCGAAGGCACAGAAGATGAGTGGCGCTGACGCCATCCGAGAGATCCGGCGGCTGCGACCCGGCTCCATCGAGACGCGGGAGCAGGAGGAAGCCGTGATCCGGTTCTGCCAGCGCAGCGG CACCGGAGAGGACAGCGAGGATTCCTGa
- the CRP gene encoding C-reactive protein — translation MAQLRLCLAVLAGLSGIVAQEDLYRKVFVFRKDPSDAYVLLRAKLEQPLQNFTVCLRSYSDLTRPYSLFSYATKAQDNEILLFKPKPGEYRFYVGGKFVTFRVPEGHGDWEHVCASWDSATGIAEFWFNGKPWPRKGLQRGYTVGAEASILLGQEQDAFGGGFDLYNSFSGELADVYLWDVGLSPAKMRASYLSLTVPPALLAWKNLSYEVKGDVVVKSRLREPLGL, via the exons ATGGCGCAGCTGCGGCTCTGCCTCGCCGTCCTGGCCGGGCTCTCGGGGATCGTGGCCCAGGAAG ACCTGTACCGAAAGGTATTCGTCTTCCGGAAAGACCCCAGCGATGCCTACGTGCTGCTGAGGGCCAAACTTGAGCAGCCGCTGCAGAACTTCACCGTCTGCCTGCGGTCCTACAGCGACCTGACCCGTCCCTACAGCCTCTTCTCCTACGCCACCAAAGCGCAGGACAACGAGATCCTCCTCTTCAAGCCCAAGCCCGGCGAATACCGCTTCTACGTTGGGGGCAAATTTGTCACCTTCCGCGTCCCTGAGGGCCACGGGGACTGGGAGCACGTCTGCGCTAGCTGGGACTCGGCCACCGGCATCGCCGAGTTCTGGTTCAACGGGAAGCCCTGGCCGCGCAAGGGGCTGCAGCGCGGCTACACGGTGGGAGCAGAAGCGTCCATCCTGCTGGGACAAGAGCAGGACGCCTTCGGCGGTGGCTTCGACCTCTACAACTCCTTCTCGGGCGAGCTGGCCGACGTCTACCTGTGGGATGTGGGGTTGTCCCCAGCCAAGATGCGAGCGTCCTACCTGTCCCTGACCGTGCCACCCGCTCTCCTGGCTTGGAAGAACCTCAGCTATGAGGTCAAGGGAGATGTGGTGGTGAAATCCCGGCTCCGGGAGCCGCTGGGGCTGTGA
- the ACKR1 gene encoding atypical chemokine receptor 1 gives MGNCIVVSPNIAESKTSLDHLNLLEMMGNYSYDYTNITSLDYDAAPCHNQYCPLFQRVAPAFLAVTCAAAALGTASLLVALAKRPHAWSWPQSPALVAQLAVAMGLFAALLPAVAVSVGRRWELGAGLCRLMHLLWHWSLFAQGLVVSSSSCSTVWCRWDPRSRRLAVAVWAGAMLLATPAALASGTVEAQETSCIRRSVDVLHPTYVLHLALCLCLFLLLPAALLVAALAGPRLRAGWGPSIGASWLFFGLWVPYGVGLAVDFLLRARLLQPTCGTFEHFDHVLGLSEGLGVLHCCLGPAALLGAQLGRRRGGTGSTG, from the exons ATGGGCAACTGCATCGTGGTG AGCCCCAACATCGCTGAGAGCAAAACCTCCCTGGACCACCTGAACCTGCTGGAGATGATGGGCAACTACTCCTACGACTACACCAACATAACCTCCCTCGACTACGACGCCGCGCCCTGCCACAACCAGTACTGTCCCCTTTTCCAGCGCGTGGCCCCTGCCTTCCTGGCCGTCACCTGCGCCGCGGCCGCGCTGGGGACCGCCTCGCTGCTCGTGGCACTGGCCAAGCGGCCCCACGCCTGGAGCTGGCCTCAAAGCCCAGCGCTGGTGGCCCAGCTGGCGGTGGCGATGGGTCTTTTCGCCGCCCTGCTGCCGGCGGTGGCGGTGAGCGTCGGGCGGCGCTGGGAGCTGGGCGCGGGGCTGTGTAGGCTCATGCACCTGCTGTGGCACTGGAGCCTCTTCGCGCAGGGGTTGGTggtgagcagcagctcctgcagcaccgTCTGGTGCCGCTGGGACCCCCGGAGCCGGCGGTTGGCCGTGGCCGTGTGGGCTGGGGCGATGCTGTTGGCGACGCCGGCGGCTCTTGCCAGCGGCACAGTGGAAGCCCAAGAGACGAGCTGCATCCGCCGGAGCGTGGACGTCCTCCACCCAACCTACGTGCTGCACCTCgccctctgcctctgcctcttcctgctcctgccCGCGGCGTTGCTGGTGGCCGCGCTGGCCGGGCCGCGGCTGAGGGCAGGCTGGGGGCCGAGCATCGGGGCGAGCTGGCTCTTCTTTGGGCTGTGGGTGCCTTACGGCGTGGGGCTCGCCGTGGATTTCCTCCTGCGGGCACGGCTGCTGCAGCCCACCTGTGGCACCTTCGAGCACTTTGACCACGTTCTGGGGCTGAgcgaggggctgggggtgctgcaCTGCTGCCTGGGGCCCGCGGCGCTGCTCGGCGCGCAGCTCGGCCGCCGCAGGGGAGGCACCGGCAGCACCGGCTGA